From Sphingomonas bisphenolicum, one genomic window encodes:
- the secA gene encoding preprotein translocase subunit SecA — MFGALAKSIFGSSNERYVKSLGKTVDQIAAFEPTMQAMSDEELVGQTAKFRERLANGETLDALLPEAFATVREAGVRVLGMRHFDVQMVGGMVLHRGEIAEMRTGEGKTLVATLATYLNALEGKGVHVVTVNDYLASRDCEWMGQVYRFLGLTTGVIVPNISEDQRREAYAADITYATNNELGFDYLRDNMKYDRASMVQRPFNYAIVDEVDSILIDEARTPLIISGPTDDKSELYVAVDAIVKQLVDEDYEKDEKQRTVTLTEDGTEKIERLLETAGLLQGSNLYDFENTQVVHHVNQALRAVVMFRRDIDYIVKDGKVVIIDEFTGRMMDGRRWSDGLHQAVEAKEGVQIEPENQTLASVTFQNYFRMYPKISGMTGTASTEATEFYEIYKMNVVTIPTNKPVQRVDEQDSFYKNIEDKFRGIARTIKEHAEKGQPVLVGTVSIEKSEMLSEFLNQDGVPHAVLNARFHESEAHIVAQAGRKGVVTIATNMAGRGTDIQLGGNLELRVEDELRDMPEGPERDAAIERIRAEIAAEKAEVLAAGGLFVLATERHESRRIDNQLRGRSGRQGDPGLSRFYLSLDDDLMRIFGPDTMFAKMIRSNLEDGEALPPSKWLSKAIETAQRKVEARNYDIRKQVVEYDDVMNDQRKVIYEQRADIMDADTVDDVVADMRHETVNDLVGASCPPGTYPEQWDMERLKARTAEILGLEPEFDAWLAEDSVDPEMIEERLSALADEAVAEKVKEIDASDWHMIEKSILLQSLDHHWKEHLSTLDALRQVVHLRAYAQKTPINEYKQEAFALFERMLENIREDVTGSIARVQFRMDEAPMPQFDLPVLPDFITTHIDPFSGEDNSADIDGGSFGGITTTIPRAPVGNGQPGEFANLDISRNAPCPCGSGEKYKHCHGALA; from the coding sequence ATGTTCGGCGCACTCGCCAAGTCCATCTTCGGATCGTCCAACGAACGTTATGTGAAGTCGCTGGGCAAGACCGTCGACCAGATCGCCGCATTCGAACCGACGATGCAGGCCATGAGCGACGAGGAACTGGTCGGCCAGACGGCGAAGTTCCGCGAACGGCTGGCCAATGGCGAAACGCTTGACGCCCTGCTGCCCGAAGCCTTCGCCACGGTGCGGGAAGCCGGCGTGCGGGTACTGGGGATGCGGCATTTCGACGTGCAGATGGTGGGCGGCATGGTCCTCCATCGCGGCGAAATCGCCGAAATGCGCACGGGCGAGGGCAAGACGCTTGTCGCGACGCTCGCCACCTATCTGAACGCGCTGGAGGGCAAGGGCGTCCACGTCGTCACCGTGAACGATTATCTGGCCAGTCGCGACTGCGAATGGATGGGCCAGGTCTATCGCTTCCTGGGCCTGACCACCGGCGTCATCGTGCCGAACATCAGCGAAGACCAGCGGCGCGAAGCCTATGCCGCGGACATCACCTATGCGACGAACAACGAGCTGGGCTTCGACTATCTGCGCGACAATATGAAATATGATCGCGCGTCGATGGTCCAGCGGCCGTTCAACTATGCGATCGTCGACGAGGTCGATTCGATCCTGATCGACGAGGCGCGCACGCCGCTCATCATCTCCGGCCCGACCGACGACAAGTCGGAGCTGTATGTCGCGGTCGACGCGATCGTGAAGCAGTTGGTCGACGAAGATTATGAGAAGGATGAAAAGCAGCGCACCGTCACGCTGACGGAGGACGGCACCGAGAAGATCGAGCGTCTGCTGGAAACCGCAGGGCTGCTGCAGGGCAGCAACCTCTATGATTTCGAAAATACGCAGGTCGTGCATCATGTGAACCAGGCGCTGCGCGCCGTGGTGATGTTCCGCCGCGACATCGATTATATCGTAAAGGACGGCAAGGTCGTCATCATCGACGAATTTACCGGCCGCATGATGGATGGTCGCCGCTGGTCGGACGGCCTGCACCAGGCAGTGGAAGCCAAGGAGGGCGTCCAGATCGAGCCGGAGAACCAGACGCTGGCGTCAGTCACCTTCCAGAATTATTTCCGCATGTATCCCAAGATTTCGGGGATGACCGGCACCGCGTCGACCGAAGCGACCGAATTCTATGAAATCTACAAGATGAACGTCGTCACCATCCCGACCAACAAGCCGGTGCAGCGAGTCGACGAACAGGACAGCTTCTACAAGAATATCGAGGACAAGTTCCGCGGCATCGCCAGGACGATCAAGGAACATGCCGAAAAGGGCCAGCCCGTGCTGGTCGGCACCGTGTCGATCGAAAAGTCGGAGATGCTGTCCGAGTTCCTGAACCAGGACGGCGTCCCGCACGCGGTGCTGAACGCCCGCTTCCACGAAAGCGAAGCGCATATCGTCGCGCAGGCCGGGCGCAAGGGGGTGGTGACGATCGCCACCAACATGGCGGGCCGCGGCACCGACATCCAGCTGGGCGGCAATCTGGAGCTGCGAGTCGAGGACGAGCTGCGCGACATGCCCGAGGGGCCGGAGCGCGACGCCGCGATCGAGCGCATCCGCGCCGAGATCGCCGCCGAAAAGGCCGAAGTGCTGGCCGCAGGCGGCCTGTTCGTGCTGGCGACCGAGCGTCATGAAAGCCGCCGCATCGACAATCAGTTGCGCGGCCGTTCGGGCCGTCAGGGCGATCCGGGCCTGTCGCGCTTCTACCTCAGCCTCGACGACGACCTGATGCGCATCTTCGGCCCGGACACGATGTTCGCCAAGATGATCCGCTCCAATCTGGAGGATGGCGAGGCATTGCCGCCGTCCAAATGGCTGAGCAAGGCGATCGAGACGGCCCAGCGCAAGGTCGAAGCGCGCAACTACGACATCCGCAAGCAGGTCGTCGAATATGACGACGTGATGAACGACCAGCGCAAGGTGATCTACGAGCAGCGCGCCGACATCATGGACGCCGACACGGTTGATGACGTGGTCGCCGACATGCGCCATGAGACGGTGAACGACCTGGTCGGCGCATCCTGCCCGCCCGGCACCTATCCTGAACAGTGGGATATGGAGCGGCTCAAGGCCCGCACGGCCGAGATATTGGGCCTGGAACCGGAATTCGACGCCTGGCTGGCCGAGGATTCCGTCGATCCGGAAATGATCGAGGAACGGCTGTCGGCGCTGGCCGACGAAGCCGTCGCGGAGAAGGTCAAGGAGATCGATGCGTCAGACTGGCACATGATCGAAAAATCGATCCTGCTCCAGAGTCTGGACCATCATTGGAAGGAGCATCTCTCGACGCTCGACGCCTTGCGCCAGGTGGTGCATCTGCGCGCCTATGCCCAGAAAACGCCGATCAACGAATATAAGCAGGAAGCCTTCGCCCTGTTCGAGCGGATGCTGGAGAATATCCGCGAGGATGTGACCGGATCGATCGCCCGTGTGCAGTTCCGCATGGACGAGGCGCC